A genome region from Labilibaculum antarcticum includes the following:
- a CDS encoding NifB/NifX family molybdenum-iron cluster-binding protein — translation MKKKIAVPVKEGILDGHFGHCSHFALLDVMDNTIVAEDLVAAPPHEPGLLPPFLADLGVTDVIAGGMGNQAIQIFNKHNVNVFVGAPQMGAKELVTGFLNESLSFTANYCDH, via the coding sequence ATGAAAAAGAAAATTGCAGTTCCGGTTAAGGAAGGAATTTTAGATGGACATTTTGGCCATTGTTCACATTTTGCATTGCTTGATGTAATGGATAATACTATTGTTGCTGAAGATTTAGTTGCAGCTCCACCACATGAGCCTGGATTATTGCCTCCATTCTTGGCTGATTTAGGAGTTACTGATGTAATTGCCGGAGGAATGGGAAATCAAGCGATCCAAATCTTTAATAAACACAATGTAAATGTATTTGTTGGAGCTCCTCAAATGGGTGCAAAAGAATTGGTTACTGGTTTTTTGAATGAAAGTTTAAGCTTTACTGCTAACTATTGCGACCACTAA
- a CDS encoding DUF134 domain-containing protein: MPRRIRLRKVVEPPRFKGYRPFGVSSKSRKSVDLLYEEYEALKLADYDFLKHDEAAGLMGVSRPTFARIYESARRKIAMALVEAKEIKTVFGNAIMDKDWYLCSKCNARFNIPDTMDKGTCPACNSKQIELLNK, from the coding sequence ATGCCAAGAAGAATTAGATTACGTAAGGTCGTAGAACCGCCAAGATTTAAAGGATATAGACCTTTTGGTGTGAGTTCTAAGAGTCGGAAATCAGTCGATTTACTTTATGAAGAATATGAAGCTTTGAAATTAGCTGATTACGATTTCCTAAAACATGATGAAGCAGCTGGGTTAATGGGTGTGTCAAGGCCAACTTTTGCACGAATCTACGAAAGTGCAAGAAGAAAAATTGCTATGGCCTTGGTTGAAGCAAAGGAAATAAAAACTGTTTTTGGGAACGCAATTATGGATAAAGACTGGTATTTGTGCTCAAAATGTAATGCAAGGTTTAATATTCCAGACACAATGGATAAAGGAACTTGTCCGGCTTGTAATTCGAAACAAATCGAATTACTAAATAAATAA
- a CDS encoding nucleotide-binding protein, which translates to MAFKVAIASGKGGTGKTTFAVNLFSSINENWTRSVQLVDCDVEEPNDLLFFPNFSVKSEKPVEHVIPEIDTAKCTFCKKCEDYCEFNAIVMMPSMQYATVNKDLCHSCGACFVACEFDAIHETTDTIGTVTNYNIGNEMSLMEGNLRIGSPLQTILIKDLKNNLVGEHDILIYDAPPGTSCPVVETISDADFVILVTEPTPFGVYDLKLTVDLLREVNKPFGVFVNKAGLGNSEVYEFLKAENIDLLGEIPFSKEYAGLYSKGEIVRCVPLEFAKVYKEVVEYLKKLN; encoded by the coding sequence ATGGCATTTAAAGTAGCTATTGCGAGTGGTAAGGGAGGAACTGGAAAGACAACATTTGCGGTTAATTTGTTTTCTTCGATCAATGAAAATTGGACAAGAAGTGTACAGTTGGTTGATTGTGATGTTGAAGAGCCAAATGACTTGCTGTTTTTTCCCAATTTTTCGGTTAAAAGTGAAAAGCCGGTAGAACATGTAATTCCTGAAATTGATACTGCTAAATGTACGTTTTGTAAAAAGTGTGAAGATTATTGTGAGTTTAATGCAATAGTAATGATGCCATCGATGCAGTATGCTACTGTAAATAAGGATTTGTGTCATTCTTGTGGTGCTTGTTTTGTGGCCTGTGAGTTTGATGCTATTCATGAAACCACAGATACTATTGGAACGGTGACTAATTACAATATTGGTAATGAGATGAGTCTGATGGAAGGAAACTTACGTATTGGATCTCCATTACAAACCATACTAATTAAGGATTTAAAAAACAATTTAGTTGGAGAACATGATATTTTGATTTACGATGCTCCTCCGGGTACCAGTTGCCCGGTTGTAGAAACTATTTCGGATGCTGATTTTGTGATTTTGGTGACTGAACCAACTCCTTTCGGAGTATATGATTTGAAGCTGACGGTTGACTTATTGAGAGAGGTAAATAAACCTTTTGGTGTTTTTGTAAATAAAGCTGGATTAGGAAATTCTGAAGTTTATGAGTTTCTGAAAGCAGAAAATATTGATTTGTTGGGTGAAATTCCTTTTAGTAAAGAATATGCAGGTTTATATTCCAAAGGTGAAATTGTGCGTTGTGTTCCACTTGAATTTGCAAAGGTGTATAAAGAGGTGGTTGAATATTTGAAAAAATTGAATTAA
- a CDS encoding acyl-CoA thioesterase, translated as MIEGECKIRPRYDEVDKMGYVYHANYVNYCHHARTELLRQFGINDKVLEDHNIMLPVIEMNLKYLKPTGYDEELTIRTKIKELPRVRFRFEFVFENEKGEKACTATSTVVFVDSKTRKPHQAPDIIIDALTAEFELVV; from the coding sequence ATGATTGAAGGGGAGTGCAAAATACGGCCAAGGTACGACGAGGTTGATAAGATGGGCTATGTATATCATGCAAACTATGTCAATTATTGTCATCATGCCAGAACGGAATTGCTACGACAATTCGGAATTAATGATAAGGTGCTGGAAGATCACAATATCATGCTTCCTGTAATTGAGATGAACCTAAAATACCTGAAGCCAACAGGATATGATGAGGAGTTGACCATTCGAACTAAAATAAAGGAGTTGCCCAGGGTTCGTTTTAGATTTGAGTTTGTATTTGAAAATGAAAAAGGAGAGAAGGCCTGTACTGCCACATCTACGGTGGTTTTTGTGGATAGTAAAACTCGCAAACCACATCAGGCACCCGATATAATTATAGATGCGCTTACAGCTGAATTTGAGCTGGTAGTCTAA
- a CDS encoding hydrogenase large subunit → MKYISIHNNQTINTKDIPVLGYQDFLEENISLLKDHTEKHCVNFFAINEQPQIKLFCCIADDDTHKIFINSSTINVGDKVSSLTNHNHNFEKFEREIHENFGIDYIDHPWLKPMRFAHNRANKKQGIADYPFFQADSEELHEVGVGPIHAGIIEPGHYRFICNGEQILHLEIQLGYQHRGIEQLMLKKTKLLERATIVENIAGDTAIGHSTAFSNLWESLCEYETDDFLHYSRTIALELERIAIHTGDLGGVCADIAYQLGNSVYGRLRTPIVNFFQEWGGNRLAKGLIRPGKINYPFTKDLAKRLIELFEAYERDFNEMSKKFFSLPSTLARMERTGIVTIEQAFEIGAVGMVARTCGINRDIRLSHPNNLYGQTILHEPIVKHHGDVYSRVRLRREEILQSISYCKKLLENIPNFKKPTITDFKSGKEKFTLSLVEGWRGEICHCAITDGDGNLKTYKIKDPSHHNWMALAQAVRNNEISDFPICNKSFNLSYCGHDL, encoded by the coding sequence ATGAAATACATTTCCATCCATAATAATCAAACCATTAATACAAAGGATATTCCTGTTTTAGGATATCAAGATTTTCTTGAAGAAAATATATCCTTATTAAAAGATCATACAGAAAAGCATTGTGTAAATTTTTTCGCTATTAACGAACAACCGCAAATAAAACTATTCTGTTGCATTGCCGACGATGATACCCATAAAATCTTTATTAATTCCTCCACTATAAATGTTGGAGATAAAGTTTCTTCTTTAACAAATCATAATCATAACTTCGAGAAGTTTGAACGTGAGATTCATGAAAATTTCGGAATAGATTATATCGATCATCCGTGGTTAAAACCAATGCGTTTTGCACACAACAGGGCGAATAAAAAACAAGGCATTGCCGATTATCCATTCTTTCAGGCCGATAGTGAAGAACTGCATGAAGTAGGCGTAGGTCCTATTCATGCAGGGATTATTGAACCTGGGCATTACAGGTTTATTTGCAATGGTGAACAAATTCTACATTTAGAAATTCAATTGGGCTATCAGCATAGAGGTATTGAGCAATTAATGCTGAAAAAAACCAAACTTCTGGAACGTGCTACCATAGTTGAAAATATTGCAGGAGATACCGCAATTGGCCACTCTACAGCTTTCTCAAATTTATGGGAAAGTTTATGTGAATACGAAACCGATGATTTCTTGCATTATTCGCGGACGATTGCTCTGGAACTAGAGAGAATCGCTATTCATACCGGTGATCTCGGAGGTGTTTGTGCCGATATAGCCTATCAATTAGGAAATTCAGTTTATGGAAGATTGCGCACACCTATTGTTAATTTTTTTCAGGAATGGGGAGGGAATAGACTTGCAAAAGGTTTAATACGACCAGGAAAAATAAATTACCCGTTTACTAAAGATTTAGCAAAGAGACTGATCGAATTATTTGAGGCATATGAACGAGATTTTAACGAAATGTCTAAAAAGTTCTTTTCATTACCCAGTACACTGGCAAGAATGGAAAGAACCGGAATTGTTACAATCGAACAAGCATTTGAAATTGGCGCTGTTGGAATGGTAGCAAGAACTTGTGGCATAAATCGGGATATTCGCCTATCCCACCCAAATAACCTATATGGTCAAACAATCCTTCATGAGCCTATTGTTAAACATCACGGTGATGTGTATTCAAGAGTTAGATTAAGGAGAGAAGAAATATTACAATCCATCAGTTATTGTAAAAAATTGCTGGAAAACATACCTAATTTCAAAAAACCAACAATAACCGATTTTAAGTCAGGAAAAGAAAAATTCACCTTGTCTTTGGTAGAAGGCTGGCGTGGAGAAATCTGTCATTGTGCCATTACCGATGGTGATGGAAATTTAAAAACTTATAAAATAAAAGATCCATCACACCACAATTGGATGGCTCTGGCTCAAGCTGTTCGAAACAATGAGATTTCAGATTTCCCGATATGTAACAAAAGCTTTAATCTTTCCTATTGTGGTCACGACTTATAA
- a CDS encoding P-loop NTPase, with the protein MKDITILSGKGGTGKTSITAALASVIENTVFVDADVDAADLHIIFQPKNKETHVFEGAWVASIDTDLCTNCGLCQQHCKFEAIHFKSDGGLQIDPFACEGCRLCERVCPTQAISSMRSINNHWYVSDTRFGPLVHAKMGPGEENSGKLVTQIRKSAKDIALEIKADFILNDGPPGIGCAAIASITGADAVILVTEPSKSGFHDIVRLIELVQSFNIPMYALINKFDINLDITKQMESFFAREGIQLMGKLPFSEEMVYSMVEKKTMVEYNKDSEIVNTLSELWKKIASSELKMEH; encoded by the coding sequence ATGAAGGATATAACTATTCTTAGTGGTAAGGGGGGAACAGGAAAGACCAGTATTACGGCAGCTTTGGCTTCTGTAATTGAAAACACTGTTTTTGTTGATGCGGATGTTGATGCAGCTGATCTTCATATTATTTTTCAACCAAAAAATAAGGAGACTCATGTATTTGAGGGAGCATGGGTTGCTTCCATCGATACAGATTTGTGTACTAATTGTGGTCTTTGTCAACAACATTGTAAATTTGAGGCAATTCATTTTAAATCGGATGGAGGATTACAAATTGATCCATTTGCCTGCGAAGGTTGCCGTCTTTGCGAACGTGTTTGTCCTACGCAAGCTATCAGTTCAATGCGAAGTATAAATAACCATTGGTATGTGTCTGATACACGTTTTGGTCCGTTGGTTCATGCTAAAATGGGACCAGGAGAAGAAAACTCCGGAAAACTGGTGACTCAAATCCGCAAAAGCGCAAAAGATATTGCACTGGAAATTAAGGCTGATTTTATATTGAATGATGGCCCTCCCGGAATTGGATGTGCAGCTATTGCATCTATTACCGGAGCTGATGCTGTAATTTTGGTTACAGAGCCCAGTAAATCAGGATTTCATGATATCGTCCGCTTGATTGAATTGGTGCAGTCGTTTAATATACCGATGTACGCATTAATCAATAAATTTGATATCAACTTAGATATTACCAAGCAAATGGAGAGCTTCTTTGCCAGGGAGGGCATTCAGTTGATGGGAAAACTTCCCTTCTCCGAAGAAATGGTTTATTCCATGGTTGAGAAGAAAACAATGGTGGAGTACAATAAAGATTCTGAGATTGTCAATACACTATCGGAGCTTTGGAAGAAAATAGCCAGTTCTGAATTAAAAATGGAGCACTGA
- a CDS encoding NADH-quinone oxidoreductase subunit B family protein, with protein sequence MFDNLKIVWHQGKQFIPDVTKVEVPGIFRGRPVISKNKVDEQILVDLCPTKAISCAPFSIDLGKCTYCGECAVQFPDKIKFTKDYKLSTNIRENLIIYEGIDEPIQMDTESVRKEIYSLFGRSLKLRQVSAGGDNSCEWELTSSNNVQFDMSRFGIDFVASPRHADGIVITGPITENMAEPLQRCYDAIPEPKIIILVGVDAISGGIFADSPAIDRSFLSKHHVDLYVSGNPVHPLSFINGVLSLTRKK encoded by the coding sequence ATGTTCGATAACCTTAAAATAGTTTGGCATCAGGGTAAACAGTTTATACCTGATGTTACCAAGGTAGAAGTTCCTGGTATTTTCAGGGGAAGACCTGTAATTTCAAAAAACAAAGTAGATGAACAAATTTTGGTTGATTTATGTCCGACAAAAGCCATTAGCTGTGCTCCCTTTAGCATCGACCTTGGCAAATGTACCTATTGCGGAGAATGTGCTGTGCAATTTCCAGATAAAATAAAGTTTACTAAAGACTATAAACTTTCGACAAACATCCGAGAAAATTTAATTATTTACGAAGGCATTGATGAACCTATTCAGATGGATACTGAAAGTGTCAGAAAAGAAATTTATAGTTTATTTGGTCGATCATTAAAGCTTAGACAGGTGTCGGCTGGTGGTGATAATAGTTGCGAGTGGGAGTTAACTTCATCAAACAACGTGCAGTTTGATATGAGTCGCTTTGGTATCGACTTTGTAGCCTCGCCACGTCATGCTGATGGAATAGTTATAACTGGTCCCATAACTGAAAATATGGCTGAACCTTTGCAACGTTGTTATGATGCTATACCAGAACCAAAAATAATTATTCTTGTTGGAGTCGACGCTATTAGTGGAGGAATATTTGCTGATAGTCCAGCTATTGACAGAAGTTTTTTATCGAAACATCATGTTGATTTATATGTGTCAGGTAATCCGGTGCATCCTCTAAGTTTTATTAATGGTGTACTTTCCTTAACAAGGAAAAAATAG
- a CDS encoding DUF5320 domain-containing protein, producing the protein MPHLDGKGPEGEGSKSGRGLGQCSEVDQNTLLEKLGKGLGLKRKGDCGKGQGKRLKSSKSI; encoded by the coding sequence ATGCCGCACTTGGATGGAAAAGGACCTGAAGGAGAAGGTTCAAAATCGGGAAGAGGACTAGGACAATGTTCTGAAGTAGACCAAAATACTTTACTAGAGAAGTTAGGGAAAGGTTTGGGATTGAAACGCAAAGGGGATTGTGGTAAAGGTCAAGGTAAAAGATTGAAAAGTAGTAAATCAATTTAA
- a CDS encoding SDR family NAD(P)-dependent oxidoreductase translates to MNEIKVSPNGRVAFVSGANRGIGRAITIELLEKGAKKVYAGVRNLKSMDDLKPEYGARLVPVFLDLRDDKSIIKATKLTKDVDILINNAGVYESGGFCSDETLDSMAVNFEVNVWGLVKLTVSLIDRLKQREIAAIVNISSVLGLASMPIAGAYCASKAAVHSITQGLRGELFMTNILVMGVYPGPIDTEMTEDLEMEKDSPVNVAREIVQGLADGNEYVFPDVMSKQVGELYLTEPITVERQFAHFVSQVEEA, encoded by the coding sequence ATGAATGAAATCAAAGTGTCCCCTAATGGTAGGGTAGCTTTTGTAAGTGGAGCGAATAGAGGAATTGGTAGAGCAATAACTATCGAGCTACTTGAGAAAGGCGCAAAGAAAGTATATGCCGGAGTAAGAAATCTAAAATCGATGGATGATCTTAAACCAGAGTATGGAGCGCGTTTAGTGCCTGTGTTTTTGGATTTAAGAGATGATAAATCAATTATTAAAGCCACAAAATTAACGAAGGATGTAGATATTTTAATTAATAATGCAGGTGTATATGAATCTGGAGGATTCTGCTCTGATGAAACATTAGACAGTATGGCGGTAAATTTTGAGGTAAATGTTTGGGGATTGGTCAAATTAACGGTTTCACTAATAGATCGATTAAAACAGAGAGAAATTGCAGCCATTGTAAATATTTCTTCGGTATTAGGATTAGCCAGTATGCCGATTGCTGGAGCATATTGTGCTTCGAAGGCGGCTGTTCATAGTATTACGCAAGGCTTGCGCGGAGAACTATTTATGACTAACATTCTCGTAATGGGAGTATACCCGGGACCTATTGATACTGAGATGACAGAAGATTTGGAAATGGAAAAGGATTCACCTGTAAATGTTGCAAGAGAAATAGTTCAAGGCTTAGCAGACGGTAATGAATATGTATTTCCAGATGTTATGTCGAAGCAAGTGGGGGAGTTGTATTTAACCGAGCCGATAACTGTAGAAAGACAATTTGCTCATTTTGTTTCTCAAGTAGAAGAAGCATAA
- a CDS encoding NifB/NifX family molybdenum-iron cluster-binding protein → MKTIITSTGNQLNSVFDLRFGRASWFCLYDDQSGEISFIENENINAQSGAGTKTVEKVVELGVKKVISGDFGPKAKELLEKFNIQMVLLQDDKNTMQRIIDQLKS, encoded by the coding sequence ATGAAGACAATTATTACATCAACAGGAAATCAATTGAATTCCGTTTTTGATTTACGTTTTGGAAGAGCTAGTTGGTTTTGTTTATATGATGATCAATCAGGTGAAATCAGTTTTATCGAGAATGAAAATATCAACGCGCAAAGTGGAGCAGGAACCAAAACTGTAGAAAAAGTAGTTGAACTAGGAGTTAAAAAAGTGATTTCGGGTGATTTTGGGCCTAAAGCCAAAGAATTACTTGAAAAGTTTAATATTCAAATGGTGTTGTTGCAAGATGACAAGAATACGATGCAACGCATTATAGATCAATTGAAATCTTAA
- a CDS encoding malic enzyme-like NAD(P)-binding protein, whose translation MDTKLNKEALLYHTSKRPGKLEVISSKPCDSAYDLSLAYTPGVAEPCLRIKENPDDVYKYTIKGNLVAIITNGTAVLGLGNLGALASKPVMEGKAMLLKKYADINAFDIELDTTDVDIFVRTVITMSPTFGAINLENIKAPECFEIEKRLIAALNIPVMHDDQHGTAIVSAAGLLNACEIAGKKLQNIKIVVNGAGSAAMACSNMYLSLGVKKENLLMLDNKGVISKNRIDLSKYKQAFAINTNLSTLAQAVESADVFIGLSKANLMTPKMVQSMAENPIVFALANPNPEITYNEAIKAKSGIIYASGRSDIPNQINNVLGFPYIFRAALDVRAIKINMEMKKAAVYALASIAKEPFLSIDSSESLSFGRDYFIPRPSDLRLLRTIVPAVAKAAIDSGVARIDIPDMISYIKELDKRIIK comes from the coding sequence ATGGATACTAAATTAAATAAAGAAGCACTACTTTACCACACTAGCAAACGACCAGGTAAGCTTGAAGTAATATCCAGTAAACCTTGTGATTCTGCATACGATTTATCTCTGGCATACACCCCAGGGGTTGCTGAACCTTGCCTGAGAATTAAAGAAAATCCTGATGATGTATATAAATACACGATTAAGGGGAATCTTGTTGCTATTATTACGAATGGTACTGCGGTACTTGGACTTGGCAATTTGGGTGCTTTGGCTTCAAAGCCTGTAATGGAAGGCAAAGCCATGTTACTTAAAAAATATGCAGATATAAATGCCTTTGATATTGAGTTGGATACAACTGATGTCGATATTTTTGTTAGGACGGTAATTACCATGTCGCCTACATTTGGGGCAATAAATCTTGAAAATATAAAAGCTCCGGAATGTTTTGAAATTGAAAAACGGTTAATTGCTGCCCTTAATATTCCGGTAATGCACGATGACCAACATGGAACAGCCATTGTATCAGCCGCTGGTTTGCTAAATGCCTGTGAAATTGCCGGTAAAAAACTGCAAAACATTAAGATTGTGGTTAATGGTGCTGGTTCAGCAGCTATGGCCTGCTCAAATATGTATTTGTCGCTCGGAGTAAAAAAAGAAAATCTATTGATGCTCGATAACAAAGGAGTTATTTCAAAAAACCGAATTGACCTTAGTAAATATAAACAAGCTTTTGCTATTAACACCAATTTAAGCACATTAGCACAAGCTGTGGAAAGTGCCGATGTCTTTATCGGACTGTCTAAAGCAAATCTAATGACTCCTAAAATGGTTCAGTCCATGGCCGAGAATCCCATTGTTTTTGCTTTGGCCAATCCAAATCCCGAAATTACATACAATGAGGCCATTAAGGCGAAATCTGGAATTATTTATGCTTCTGGTCGCAGCGATATTCCTAATCAAATAAATAATGTATTAGGGTTTCCCTATATTTTTAGAGCCGCTCTTGATGTTAGGGCAATAAAAATTAATATGGAAATGAAAAAAGCTGCCGTTTATGCACTAGCATCTATCGCTAAAGAACCCTTTTTAAGTATTGATAGCAGTGAATCGCTTTCATTTGGTCGCGATTATTTTATTCCGCGTCCTTCCGATTTAAGATTATTGAGAACTATTGTTCCTGCCGTGGCAAAAGCTGCCATTGATAGCGGGGTAGCCAGAATAGATATTCCTGATATGATAAGCTATATAAAAGAATTAGATAAACGTATAATAAAATAA
- a CDS encoding damage-control phosphatase ARMT1 family protein — MDNRCLACHSKTVDLLIDKFNLQGKVASDFSSEVNHLLTDFTHLSNPYLALLIHRLAKKKIQNNDLYLEEKKYANAILFSQYEKWNSFVTQQNEPLHIASKLAVVGNIIDYGAHSVPTDIPAKIEELLALDFTLDDRAQMFAEIKKANSVLYLGDNAGEIVFDKLFIQHLNHPNLTYAVRGTPIINDVTLEDAEQVGMQEVCKLISNGHDAPSTLVDNCSIEFQELFRKADVVISKGQGNFEGLLNEKKESLYFMLMAKCDVIAEMLDVCKGDLIITKNRKGDYGI; from the coding sequence ATGGACAACAGGTGTTTGGCTTGCCATTCCAAAACGGTGGATTTATTAATTGACAAATTTAATCTTCAGGGGAAAGTCGCCAGCGATTTTTCCTCAGAAGTAAATCATTTACTTACAGATTTTACGCATCTCTCCAATCCTTATCTGGCATTGTTGATTCATCGTTTGGCGAAAAAGAAAATACAAAATAACGATTTGTATTTAGAAGAGAAGAAGTATGCAAATGCAATTTTGTTTTCGCAGTATGAAAAATGGAATTCTTTTGTGACTCAACAGAATGAGCCTTTACACATTGCATCAAAATTAGCTGTTGTTGGGAATATTATTGATTATGGTGCACACAGTGTGCCTACTGATATTCCGGCCAAAATAGAAGAACTCCTCGCACTTGATTTTACTTTGGATGATAGAGCTCAGATGTTTGCTGAAATAAAAAAGGCAAATTCAGTTTTGTATTTGGGGGATAATGCAGGAGAAATAGTTTTCGATAAGCTTTTCATTCAACATTTGAATCATCCTAATTTAACTTATGCTGTGCGGGGAACCCCAATTATTAATGATGTGACTCTTGAAGATGCCGAGCAGGTTGGAATGCAGGAAGTTTGTAAATTGATTTCCAATGGTCATGATGCACCTTCAACTTTAGTGGATAATTGTTCTATAGAATTTCAAGAACTGTTTAGAAAAGCAGATGTTGTGATTTCTAAAGGACAAGGTAATTTTGAAGGTTTACTAAATGAAAAAAAGGAATCGCTTTATTTTATGCTGATGGCAAAATGCGATGTAATTGCAGAAATGTTGGACGTTTGTAAGGGCGATTTGATTATCACAAAAAACAGAAAAGGAGATTATGGCATTTAA
- the fabF gene encoding beta-ketoacyl-ACP synthase II, with protein MKRVVVTGIGAITPIGKNVNEFWNNLIAGKSGVSKITRFDASAFKTQFAGEVKDFDPLQYMSKSEARKMDLFSQYAIAVMDECVKDSGIKLEDFDLGKFGVIWGTGIGGIQSFEEEVLNFGKNEEVPRFSPFFITKMISNMAAGLISIRYALRGVSYTTTSACASSNNAIVDAFNIIRLGKAKAIFAGGSEACISKSGLGGFSSMKAISQRNDAPDQASRPFDVSRDGFVMAEGGGVLMLEELEHALKRGAKIYAEVAGGGFASDAYHIAATHPDGIGAIAAMKDAIEEAGISPSDVDYVSTHGTSTPVGDLSECKAICSVFEESLDKLHVSATKSMTGHLLGAAGAVEAIACIKAMETGIIPPTINLDELDPAIDSKLNLTPNKAVKKEVNVCLNNTFGFGGHIIVSIFKKYKG; from the coding sequence ATGAAAAGAGTTGTAGTTACAGGTATAGGGGCAATAACCCCAATTGGTAAGAATGTAAACGAATTTTGGAATAATTTAATAGCTGGTAAAAGTGGTGTTTCTAAAATAACAAGATTTGACGCTTCTGCCTTTAAAACTCAATTTGCTGGGGAAGTAAAAGACTTCGATCCATTACAATATATGAGTAAATCCGAAGCTCGTAAAATGGATTTATTTTCACAATATGCAATTGCAGTAATGGATGAATGTGTTAAAGATTCTGGAATTAAGCTCGAAGATTTTGACCTAGGAAAATTTGGGGTAATATGGGGTACAGGTATTGGCGGCATTCAATCATTTGAAGAAGAAGTACTTAATTTCGGTAAGAATGAAGAAGTTCCACGTTTTAGTCCATTTTTTATAACTAAAATGATTTCAAATATGGCTGCCGGATTAATCTCAATCCGATATGCTTTACGTGGAGTGAGTTACACAACAACATCAGCCTGTGCTTCAAGTAATAATGCTATTGTTGATGCATTTAATATCATCCGACTAGGTAAGGCAAAAGCTATATTTGCCGGAGGTTCAGAAGCTTGTATAAGTAAATCTGGATTAGGTGGATTTAGCTCCATGAAAGCCATATCACAACGCAACGATGCTCCTGATCAAGCTTCACGTCCATTTGATGTTTCTCGTGACGGATTTGTAATGGCCGAAGGTGGTGGCGTACTTATGTTGGAAGAATTAGAACATGCATTGAAACGAGGAGCAAAAATATATGCTGAAGTTGCCGGAGGTGGTTTTGCTTCGGATGCCTACCATATTGCTGCAACACATCCTGATGGAATTGGTGCAATCGCCGCCATGAAAGATGCAATCGAGGAGGCCGGCATATCTCCTTCAGATGTTGATTATGTGAGTACTCATGGAACTTCTACTCCTGTTGGCGATTTAAGTGAATGTAAAGCGATTTGTTCTGTTTTCGAGGAATCACTTGATAAACTTCATGTTAGTGCTACAAAATCAATGACTGGTCACTTGTTAGGTGCTGCTGGAGCTGTTGAAGCTATTGCTTGTATTAAAGCAATGGAAACAGGTATTATTCCACCTACAATTAATTTGGATGAGTTAGACCCAGCAATTGATTCAAAACTGAATCTTACTCCCAACAAGGCGGTAAAAAAAGAAGTAAATGTATGTTTAAACAATACTTTTGGATTTGGTGGACATATTATTGTCTCGATATTCAAAAAATATAAAGGATAA
- a CDS encoding DUF5320 domain-containing protein, whose protein sequence is MPGLDRRGPEGKGARTGRGMGRCNSNSKIDSENEVQGETTEKGRRQGFGFGQGRGQRLRRGRMND, encoded by the coding sequence ATGCCTGGATTAGATCGAAGGGGTCCGGAGGGCAAAGGTGCCCGCACTGGCCGAGGAATGGGACGATGTAACAGTAATAGTAAGATTGATTCTGAAAATGAAGTTCAAGGTGAAACTACTGAAAAAGGCAGGAGACAAGGATTTGGCTTTGGACAAGGGAGAGGACAAAGGCTTCGCCGAGGTAGAATGAATGATTAG
- a CDS encoding 3-oxoacyl-[acyl-carrier-protein] synthase III C-terminal domain-containing protein has protein sequence MINIEKYGNITTTSIPLCLRKLLKILKKGDHFILSTFGGNYTWRSIFLKGAYSK, from the coding sequence ATGATTAACATTGAAAAATATGGAAACATCACAACCACAAGTATTCCTTTATGCCTTAGGAAACTTTTAAAAATACTTAAAAAGGGAGATCATTTTATTTTATCCACATTTGGTGGTAATTATACATGGAGATCAATCTTTTTAAAAGGGGCATATTCAAAATAA